TTGCGTTTCGAAGCACAGTGCACCGCGTACCCACGCCCACATGTTGAAGCCAACTCGAATACCTTCGCAGCACGAAGCGACAGCGTTACCTACGCGCTTACGGTGAACCACGCGTCCTTTCGGCGAAACATCGGACATGTCGAATGACACGTGAGATGACTGAACCTCTGTCTCAGAGGCTTGTAGCATTGCTTGGAGGAATCACAGCCATGTGTGAACGCGACTTGTACCGAAGACCTAGAAATTTAAATTGGACCGACGAACGAGTCGATACTTTACTGAAAACCGGTCCGTGGAACCGTCGTCAGTATTGCTGATGATCGATACACCGAATAGCCTGAGACTTTGAGGTATCTATAGAATCGCTTTGAATGACCgaacatgaaaattttcttcattcgtCAAAGTCCATACGGGTAGAtaggagaaaattttaacaacGGCTCCACGAACCGCATGGATCACGGCTGAAAACATTACCTGCGCttagaagaggaagaaagagagaaaaaatcaaaccgaATCTAGTTTTCACGGTGTTCGGTCTGAGTAATGAGGTGTATCCCAGAGGCTGAGGTACCAAAAAAGCAATTTACATCCACGACATAATTTCGTTATTGCGCGACTACGAAAGGCCATAACTAGGGCTGTAAAACGGGATGACTTCGTTTTATCGATTCCGCCATCCCACCATCCCGGCTACATCGTTACAATTTCTTGTCGCGCATGCGATAGTCCCGCTTTACTCCGTTATATCGAGGCCGATACCACGCGATTGAGGAAGAACAAGAACGTTTTTACCAGTGACCACGACCGTGTAACGGCGGCTCTCTTGTATCGCTCAGAGTCGTtgcatgaaaatattttgagcAACCGCATTTGAGACCGGAAGCCAGTTTTTTCACCGCCGCATAGAATAAGACAACCCTTTTTAAGGGCCGTCCCGAAGGGAACTTTGGAACACAGCTTGATCCTTTGTCCGAATTGCTCGCCGTAATTTGGTCTCTCGAGGCACTCGAGGATCTCAGCTGGAAGCCTTTATACGTCACGTTAAATAACCTAGCCCAACAGAATCCAACCTCACCCGGGTATATCTGGCCGGTCGACTCAGCGGCTAATCCGAAAGCTCTGAAAGCAAAGTGGTCGATTTGGTTGAAACGCAGGCTTCGCAGCGTCCGGACACCCGATGATAAGAGCCTCGCATTGCCGTAACCCAGTGAACAATTAATGCTGTCCTCTAGTTGCCGGGGCTAATTAACGCTTCGAGGTCCTCCTGGCCGGCCAGACGCTCGGCGTCTCTGGGAAACAAAAAGCATCCCTGCAGGTTAGGGGAACCTGGGTTCAATCGTGAAGTCGCGCTGGCAGCGATTCTCCAAGGGATGGATTCGAACGCGTGTGCATATTATTTAAGTTTCGACAAGGTGTGCataagaaagagagagagagagagagtgagagagagagagagagacggacaGAAGGAGAGCAGcgaaagagaggaagagggagAAAACGACGATGAGCATCAAAGTGGCGGGCGTGGGAAAGAAGGCATCGAGCGAGCCACCAATTAACACCAATTAGCGTTCATATACTCTAGGTACCCCCGCCGAATGAACTTCACGTTTACCATCCTGCGCACACCATGCGCGAGCACTCCCGGAGCACCGTAACGTACGGGACCGTCGTTCATGCGATGGACGAATGTATCATCCATTGTGTGTCGCGCACACGCAGGCCTGCTTAGTAATATCTAATTAATAGGAGTGGGCGATTCATACGTGGACGTCAGAGCCGAGGAGGAGCTCACCGCGTTCATTACCTAGCCGAGGTGATCGGTTAGCTGCCCCGAGTTAGGATCGCGCGGTGCGCCTACGAGGATATCCGAAGCGTATCGGGACTCGCGAAAACAGTTGCCAGGGTATCATCTCAGCCCGTGATTGCGACTACCGGTGATTGATAATCTCTATAGATTACCGGTGTTTTCGTTAGCGATGACCGTTGGAGGATCCTCAGCTGCCATCTTTGCCGCTTTCTACATTGGCCCGCGcgttagagagagagagagagatggagagcgagagagaagagagCCGGAGAGAGCCGGTCGCGTTGCATGAttggaattcatttattacatTAGGCAGCCGTCACTCACGTCTGCTGGATGGATCGGTTGGATTGGTGGTTTCAATCAGGTTCTCTCAACTACGTCGAGCGTGCGGAGTGCGGACGCAACAGTGTCCACGCACTCACTAACTAGGCGCACAGATGACCGTAGCGATAAGCCAATGGCCATCAGGAACCCTTTTAAATCATAATTTTGAACATCTCGGGCGTACCGAATGCCCCTAATCCGTTTGCCTGGTCACGTATCCTCGCGCGCAGCTATTTCGCCATAACAAGTAGGCACAGTGGGTACACACGCGTGTATCAAGATATAGGTAGATTCGCGAGAGAGTCGAGGCTGGGAACCGCGAGGCGAGTCTTAAAATCCAAACACCGCAGCGGTCTCTTATGCTACTTCACGTGATCGCCGTATTTACTGTTACACGCTATCCACGGAGAGCGTTACACCGGTCGcgaggaataaataaaaaataaaaaaagaaatcaccgCATGGTCGAGTGTGATAAAACTCCGGAAACAGCCGTTTCGTATCTCTATTTTACACTCCTCAATGTGTGCTTTCAGAGACAATTCACGCTGATCCTTCAGGCGAGAGACGAGGCTACTTTGGGCGTGATAGAGGAGGCTAGCTACAGCGGCCTCGTCCTCCCTGGACCGGCGTGGCACACCCTGAACCATCAGGGTAGAAACGCTCATCTGGCTTACAGGGTGCGAGTCCAGTGCGCCGAGCATTACTACAACGCGACGTGCACGAAGCTTTGCAGGCCGAGGGACGACAAGTTTGGGCATTACACTTGCGACGACAACGGCGACAAGGTTTGCATCCACGGATGGAAAGGCGCCAACTGCGAAACCGGTAAGTCCGACTGTCAGTCAGCCGACGCTCTGCGTAACTATACCTTGTACTTCCTCTACGGCTCAATTTCATTGCACGTCTTGATTACCGCGGGACAGGTTGTTAATTGTTCGACCTGTATCAAATCCCGATTGCGGGCTCCGCCGCCGCCAATGAAGGATGTGGAAGCATAGGATGTTTTATTGATCGCGGTTTGTACCGTCTCGGTGAAAGTTGCATGCACTCGAGGAGTCTCTGCCTTTCTTGTCAGCGTATAATAGATATATACACGTGATGATGATAAAACTTGTTTGTATATACACATCGCGTGTTGCGCCGTGTGTACGTACGTACTCGgtattgtatacatatgtacgttgCTGATATATTATCTTGAACCGTCTTCCTTAATGGATGACGGCTAGACGCTTGTCATACGATGATACAAAGATAGCCACGATCACGCCAGATCTCGTCATACAATAGAGTACTCGTTAATTCAACAGCTCTCTCTTTGCCGGCTAATCGTTACTTCCGCCTTCGCGTTTAATATCCAACGATGATGCACCAACACGTACACTGACATGTATTTACAGGCCTTCGGCCTCCTCTCAATTTCCATGCGCCTTGAATTTACTTCTTCCGTCATTTCCTCATTGATTATATCAAGATTACACTTTGCCGTTATTTTCCTTCCTCCCCTTCTTCCTTCCTCGCTATACAAACCACTCCTTCCTCCAATCAGCATCGTCTAACATGCACGTCTGATTACAGCGGTTTGCAAAGAGGGCTGTCATCCGGTCCACGGGCATTGTGACGTCAGCGGTGAGTGCAACTGCCGCCCGGGATGGCGGGGCGAGTATTGCGACCAGTGCACCCCGTACCCTGGCTGCAAGCACGGCTACTGCAACGGATCGAGTTGGCAGTGCATCTGCGACACGAACTGGGGTGGAATTCTCTGCGACCAGGACTTGAACTACTGCGGTACCCACGAGCCTTGCCAGAACGGCGGCACGTGCGAAAACACAGCTCCAGACCAGTACCGATGCACGTGTCCGGACGGGTTTTCGGGACCGACGTGCGAGAAGGTGGACAACCCGTGCGCCTCGAATCCTTGCCTGAACGCGGCGACGTGTCGAGAGTCGGGGGAGACGGCGCACTGCGAATGTATGCCAGGGTACACCGGACCCTACTGCGGTACCGACATCGACGAGTGCGCTTCCCAGCCGTGCCAGAACGGAGGGACCTGCGTCGACGGGAAGAACGAGTTCGTATGCAACTGCCCATCGGCCTGGCAAGGGACGCTGTGTCAGTTCGACGTCGACGAATGCTCCCTGAAGGAGTCGCCCTGCAAGAACTCGGTGACCTGCGTCAACCTGGCCGGGGATTACAGGTGCCGATGTCAGAGCGGGTTCACGGGGAAGAACTGCACGCGGAACATTAACGACTGCGTAGGCCAGTGCCAGCACGGTGCTCTGTGCATCGACCTCGTCAACGACTATCACTGCTCGTGCACACCTGGGTACTCGGGGAAGGACTGCGAGGTCGACATCGACGACTGCGCCTCGCAGCCCTGCCAAAACGGCGGCGAGTGTCGCGACCTCGTCAACTCCTACGAGTGCGTATGCCCAGTTGGGTTCACCGGCTATCAGTGCGAGATCGATCGCGATCATTGCAGCCCAAACCCGTGCAGGAACTCCGCACCCTGCTTCAACACCCAGGCCGACTACTACTGCCACTGCCCGGAACGATGGCAGGGCAAAAACTGCTCCGAACCAGCATCTCACAATCCCGACTTCAGTTTCATCGACGACGATCTTGGATGCGGAAGCGAGGGGGCGCCCTGCGGCGGCCGCGGGAAATGCAGCGGAGGAAGGTGCACGTGTGATCCCGGATACACCGGGCTTCATTGTCACGAAAATATCAACGACTGCAGAGGGAATCCTTGCCTGAATGGCAGCACCTGCGTTGACCTTATCAATTCGTTTCAGTGCATATGCAGGGAGGGATGGACCGGTGATCTATGCGACCAAGGtgcgttttatttttatcttttgtcCTCACATTTGGGTAGCGGTAAAATGCAATGTATCGTCGTGTTGCATTAGTGCGGGTGGAATTCCACCAATTGACGACTGAACATGGTGCGGTGGTATATTTGGCTGCTTCGGCGTCCGATCCATTGTTAATGAACCGTGATTCATGGACCGTGGTAACTACCTACCTGTAATTATCTTCGATTGACCGAGGTTTTCACATTTACAGATGTCGACGAGTGCGCAACCGCACCTTGTCGAAACAACGGTACCTGCATGGACGGTCTCGCCGACTTCACGTGCACGTGTCGCGGCGGCTGGAAGGGCAAGACGTGCGCGTTGCGGGGCGGTCACTGCGAGCCCGGGACCTGCAGACACGGCGGTACGTGTCAAGACCGGGGTGACGGATTCACCTGCCACTGTCCCCCGGGCTGGGAGGGTGCGGCCTGTCACATAGCGGCGCCAGCCTGCGCCAGCGACCCCTGCGAGAACGGGGCGACCTGCGTGAACACGGCGGACGGCGGGTACCGATGCGTCTGCAGAGAGGGTTTCGAGGGTCCGAACTGCAGGAGGGACATCGACAACTGTCAGCCCCTCCCGTGCCAGAACGGGGGTCGATGCGTCGACGGCGTGAATTGGTTCAGGTGCGAATGCGCCCCGGGTTTCACCGGCCCCGATTGTAGGATAAACGTCAACGAGTGCG
The sequence above is drawn from the Neodiprion pinetum isolate iyNeoPine1 chromosome 2, iyNeoPine1.2, whole genome shotgun sequence genome and encodes:
- the Ser gene encoding protein jagged-1 isoform X1, whose amino-acid sequence is MEATLQRVRLWQMIRVVHRHGNLVAEAPGHRNLGLGDRATTATGFFEVQILSLTNNRGTLVDGRCCGGGTDGGGGGGGGDNWGGGYPVCGTPCTTAFWLCLKEYQSNVTAIGSCSFGNVSSQALGQNTFTLSEPVTLQLRFTFRWTRQFTLILQARDEATLGVIEEASYSGLVLPGPAWHTLNHQGRNAHLAYRVRVQCAEHYYNATCTKLCRPRDDKFGHYTCDDNGDKVCIHGWKGANCETAVCKEGCHPVHGHCDVSGECNCRPGWRGEYCDQCTPYPGCKHGYCNGSSWQCICDTNWGGILCDQDLNYCGTHEPCQNGGTCENTAPDQYRCTCPDGFSGPTCEKVDNPCASNPCLNAATCRESGETAHCECMPGYTGPYCGTDIDECASQPCQNGGTCVDGKNEFVCNCPSAWQGTLCQFDVDECSLKESPCKNSVTCVNLAGDYRCRCQSGFTGKNCTRNINDCVGQCQHGALCIDLVNDYHCSCTPGYSGKDCEVDIDDCASQPCQNGGECRDLVNSYECVCPVGFTGYQCEIDRDHCSPNPCRNSAPCFNTQADYYCHCPERWQGKNCSEPASHNPDFSFIDDDLGCGSEGAPCGGRGKCSGGRCTCDPGYTGLHCHENINDCRGNPCLNGSTCVDLINSFQCICREGWTGDLCDQDVDECATAPCRNNGTCMDGLADFTCTCRGGWKGKTCALRGGHCEPGTCRHGGTCQDRGDGFTCHCPPGWEGAACHIAAPACASDPCENGATCVNTADGGYRCVCREGFEGPNCRRDIDNCQPLPCQNGGRCVDGVNWFRCECAPGFTGPDCRINVNECASDPCVGGATCIDGIASYSCVCPPGRTGVQCEARTPGGPGCVAASWDDYCNLCECTNGKNQCSNVWCGPGSCLNGTSCLAHEVCVPSPGESCLAPPCPAWGECRPVESGRRVGPPALPAPPSCWPGQATPGPTCSKLTILLRRDTLVIGTSVELLCRRLRRLLADPRRPQSVVLLCDLKPGDNDTVEVTIFSEAASAAARDLGEALSRPVSRQVALASVLEVKVETATLSEPNTANSGGGGYLAVLGGALATILLLAALGGVWYIRSIRHRSGITATTSSETSLHRHRSDLDEKSNNLQNEENLRRYANPLKDQDSVEPRVSVVRPLSGASLGALGPTEESLEMVSEEGRHRLPPLYKPPSAETRNNTATFSYEEGLHKPYTKPRLQEPSYPLQQPGTSQAGPHQVLTVHV
- the Ser gene encoding protein jagged-1 isoform X2, coding for MRAAVAFVLFLAHLIQATTATGFFEVQILSLTNNRGTLVDGRCCGGGTDGGGGGGGGDNWGGGYPVCGTPCTTAFWLCLKEYQSNVTAIGSCSFGNVSSQALGQNTFTLSEPVTLQLRFTFRWTRQFTLILQARDEATLGVIEEASYSGLVLPGPAWHTLNHQGRNAHLAYRVRVQCAEHYYNATCTKLCRPRDDKFGHYTCDDNGDKVCIHGWKGANCETAVCKEGCHPVHGHCDVSGECNCRPGWRGEYCDQCTPYPGCKHGYCNGSSWQCICDTNWGGILCDQDLNYCGTHEPCQNGGTCENTAPDQYRCTCPDGFSGPTCEKVDNPCASNPCLNAATCRESGETAHCECMPGYTGPYCGTDIDECASQPCQNGGTCVDGKNEFVCNCPSAWQGTLCQFDVDECSLKESPCKNSVTCVNLAGDYRCRCQSGFTGKNCTRNINDCVGQCQHGALCIDLVNDYHCSCTPGYSGKDCEVDIDDCASQPCQNGGECRDLVNSYECVCPVGFTGYQCEIDRDHCSPNPCRNSAPCFNTQADYYCHCPERWQGKNCSEPASHNPDFSFIDDDLGCGSEGAPCGGRGKCSGGRCTCDPGYTGLHCHENINDCRGNPCLNGSTCVDLINSFQCICREGWTGDLCDQDVDECATAPCRNNGTCMDGLADFTCTCRGGWKGKTCALRGGHCEPGTCRHGGTCQDRGDGFTCHCPPGWEGAACHIAAPACASDPCENGATCVNTADGGYRCVCREGFEGPNCRRDIDNCQPLPCQNGGRCVDGVNWFRCECAPGFTGPDCRINVNECASDPCVGGATCIDGIASYSCVCPPGRTGVQCEARTPGGPGCVAASWDDYCNLCECTNGKNQCSNVWCGPGSCLNGTSCLAHEVCVPSPGESCLAPPCPAWGECRPVESGRRVGPPALPAPPSCWPGQATPGPTCSKLTILLRRDTLVIGTSVELLCRRLRRLLADPRRPQSVVLLCDLKPGDNDTVEVTIFSEAASAAARDLGEALSRPVSRQVALASVLEVKVETATLSEPNTANSGGGGYLAVLGGALATILLLAALGGVWYIRSIRHRSGITATTSSETSLHRHRSDLDEKSNNLQNEENLRRYANPLKDQDSVEPRVSVVRPLSGASLGALGPTEESLEMVSEEGRHRLPPLYKPPSAETRNNTATFSYEEGLHKPYTKPRLQEPSYPLQQPGTSQAGPHQVLTVHV